In Bacteroidales bacterium, the following proteins share a genomic window:
- a CDS encoding radical SAM protein — MYKYLFGPVPSRRLGMSLGVDLIPKKVCSLNCVYCEVGKTTKLTTDRMEYVKYDKIIAEIKRFMSNNPKIDYITFSGSGEPTLNSKIGAVMDFIKTNYPDIKTAVLTNGTLLSDKKLRKELLKADVILPSLDAASQEVFEKIDRPNAKIKIDNYIQGLIDLREEYKGKIWLEIFLLKNYNDSEKELDLLKKAIIKINPDSIQLNTLDRPGTVMDLIPLSRNELQKIIDYWELPKVEIIASAPERTNIDSYSGDIETAILETIARRPCTLDDLHRFLGIHINEINKYLGPLEADNKIKSVSLERGVFYELKQK; from the coding sequence ATGTATAAATATCTTTTTGGTCCCGTTCCTTCACGTAGATTGGGCATGTCTTTAGGTGTCGATCTTATTCCCAAAAAAGTTTGTTCTTTAAACTGTGTTTACTGTGAAGTAGGTAAAACAACCAAACTCACTACCGACAGAATGGAGTATGTAAAATACGACAAGATTATTGCCGAAATAAAACGCTTTATGAGTAATAATCCTAAAATCGATTATATTACTTTTTCGGGATCGGGCGAGCCTACTTTAAACAGTAAAATAGGTGCTGTAATGGACTTTATTAAAACAAATTATCCTGATATAAAAACAGCAGTTTTAACAAATGGAACCCTGCTCTCTGATAAAAAATTAAGAAAAGAGCTTTTAAAGGCCGATGTTATCCTGCCTTCTTTAGATGCTGCAAGTCAGGAAGTATTTGAGAAAATTGATCGCCCAAATGCAAAAATAAAAATAGACAACTATATTCAGGGTTTAATTGATTTAAGAGAAGAATATAAAGGAAAAATTTGGTTAGAAATATTCTTATTGAAAAATTATAACGATTCTGAAAAAGAATTGGATTTACTTAAGAAGGCTATTATTAAAATTAATCCCGACAGTATACAGTTAAATACTTTAGACAGACCCGGAACAGTGATGGACTTAATTCCTTTATCGAGAAATGAATTACAGAAAATTATTGATTATTGGGAGCTCCCAAAAGTAGAAATTATTGCATCGGCTCCCGAAAGAACAAATATTGATTCTTATAGCGGAGATATTGAAACGGCTATTTTGGAAACAATAGCTCGTCGTCCCTGCACGCTCGATGATTTGCATCGTTTTTTAGGTATCCATATCAACGAAATAAATAAATATTTAGGTCCCTTAGAAGCAGATAATAAGATCAAATCGGTTAGTTTGGAAAGAGGTGTTTTTTACGAGCTGAAACAGAAATGA
- a CDS encoding NifB/NifX family molybdenum-iron cluster-binding protein: MKILLATDGDNLESKIAKRFGEAPYYLIYNSDTKETEARVNPGHDDNHSGLKDLVNEGVLYFIIGNTGPNAFNILNDMKAEVYLGRGLKSKDALEAFLNNKLEKLAKATLKKPIREQNTNG, from the coding sequence ATGAAAATATTATTAGCAACAGACGGAGACAATTTAGAAAGTAAAATTGCCAAGAGGTTTGGTGAAGCACCCTATTATTTAATTTACAATAGCGATACTAAAGAAACAGAAGCTAGAGTTAATCCCGGTCACGATGATAATCATTCGGGATTAAAAGATTTAGTTAATGAGGGTGTTTTGTATTTTATTATTGGAAATACAGGCCCCAACGCCTTCAATATCTTAAATGATATGAAAGCAGAAGTTTACTTGGGAAGAGGTCTTAAATCTAAAGATGCCTTGGAAGCATTTTTAAACAATAAGTTGGAGAAACTTGCAAAGGCCACATTAAAAAAACCTATTCGCGAACAAAACACTAACGGATAG
- a CDS encoding cupin domain-containing protein has protein sequence MKEIKNLYDDLNWENADAYSDGAQRKVLRNDNRGETILLKMQAGFSMSPHSHITTEQHFVIEGEYQSAGKTYSAGSYQIFSPGEEHGPFESKEGALILVVWDPIR, from the coding sequence ATGAAAGAAATAAAGAATTTGTATGACGATTTGAATTGGGAGAATGCAGATGCATATTCCGATGGAGCTCAAAGAAAAGTTTTGAGAAATGATAATAGAGGAGAAACGATATTATTAAAAATGCAAGCGGGGTTTTCTATGTCGCCACACTCTCATATCACTACAGAGCAACATTTTGTAATTGAAGGCGAATATCAAAGTGCAGGTAAAACGTATTCTGCTGGTTCTTATCAGATATTCTCGCCGGGAGAAGAACATGGCCCATTTGAATCGAAAGAAGGAGCATTAATTTTAGTTGTTTGGGATCCTATCAGATAA
- a CDS encoding uracil-DNA glycosylase, translated as MQAFNFNEKQDSLNVLNYEIRACEKCNLSLTRKHALTGEGDINADVLFVALSPGSKENDQNRMFVGPSGQVFNKLLSAAGIDRKSVYMTNLIKCMLPKNRKPTWKEIEICSGFLDDEILLIQPKIIVPLGYYATLSILKKFHADPSEVEMSFKNINGQLLTLENMKIFPLTHPSALLYNPSFESGTIQKYIKLKSLL; from the coding sequence ATGCAGGCATTTAATTTTAATGAAAAACAAGACTCACTTAATGTTCTAAATTATGAAATTAGAGCATGTGAAAAGTGCAATCTATCTCTAACACGCAAGCATGCTCTTACCGGTGAAGGAGATATTAATGCCGATGTATTATTTGTAGCTCTCTCTCCCGGGAGTAAAGAAAATGATCAAAATAGGATGTTTGTCGGTCCTTCAGGTCAGGTTTTTAATAAACTTTTATCTGCAGCCGGAATTGACAGGAAATCGGTTTATATGACTAATCTGATAAAATGCATGCTTCCTAAAAATCGTAAACCTACTTGGAAAGAAATAGAGATATGTTCCGGTTTTTTAGACGATGAAATTTTACTTATTCAACCTAAAATTATTGTTCCGTTAGGTTATTATGCAACGCTTTCTATCTTAAAAAAATTCCATGCTGATCCTTCGGAAGTAGAGATGAGTTTTAAAAATATAAACGGACAATTATTAACTTTAGAGAACATGAAAATATTCCCTCTTACACATCCATCGGCACTTCTTTATAACCCCTCGTTCGAATCAGGAACTATACAGAAATATATAAAATTAAAGTCTTTATTATGA